One window of the Allosaccharopolyspora coralli genome contains the following:
- a CDS encoding class I SAM-dependent methyltransferase, which produces MHEPAQTTGLAREVLRRAEDAVGFMPPAEGEALAATALSHLGTGIALEVGTYCGKSTLYLAGAARETGGTVVTVDHHRGSEEHQPGWEYHDPTLIDPHVGRLDTVGTFRRTLADAGLEDHVVAVLGRSPQVAALWRSPLAMLFIDGGHTDAAAVADYEGWAPWVSAGGVLVIHDVFPNPDDGGQAPYRIYRRAVDSGVFREIDVCDSMRILQRVEGTAGSLH; this is translated from the coding sequence GTGCACGAGCCAGCACAGACGACGGGCCTCGCCCGCGAGGTCCTGCGGCGCGCGGAGGACGCGGTCGGCTTCATGCCACCCGCCGAGGGCGAAGCACTCGCGGCAACCGCCCTGAGCCACCTCGGCACCGGCATCGCCCTGGAAGTCGGGACCTACTGCGGCAAGTCCACGCTCTACCTCGCAGGCGCCGCGCGGGAGACCGGCGGGACCGTCGTCACCGTCGACCACCACCGTGGGTCCGAGGAACACCAGCCCGGCTGGGAGTACCACGACCCGACCCTGATCGACCCGCACGTGGGTCGTCTCGACACGGTGGGGACGTTCCGGCGCACGCTCGCCGACGCCGGGCTCGAAGACCACGTCGTCGCGGTCCTGGGGCGCTCCCCGCAGGTCGCGGCGCTCTGGCGGTCACCGCTGGCGATGCTGTTCATCGACGGCGGACACACCGACGCCGCGGCGGTCGCCGACTACGAGGGCTGGGCTCCGTGGGTTTCTGCCGGCGGCGTGCTCGTCATCCACGACGTGTTCCCGAACCCGGACGACGGCGGACAGGCGCCATACCGGATCTACCGGCGCGCCGTCGACAGCGGCGTCTTCCGCGAGATCGACGTGTGCGACTCGATGCGGATCCTGCAGCGCGTCGAGGGAACCGCAGGCAGCCTCCACTGA
- a CDS encoding prenyltransferase, translated as MPDVPFLDGILSADDVAHTARSIASVQEDSGAVPWFPGGHVDPWDHVESAMALSATGLFAEADAAYEWSRRTQRTDGSWPIQIRTGAIEDAGSDSNFCAYIAVGVWHHVLITGDDGFARRMWPCVRAALDFVLGLQRERGEIEWGRDVDGNSTGEALLSGCSSIHQSLRCGLALAELAGSPQPDWEVALGQLGHVVRGHPEVFASKRRYSMDWYYPVLGGAVRGEQGLRRITERWNEFVVPRWGALCVDDRPWVTGGETCELVLSLDALGERVRARELLAVIQHLREQDGSYWTGYVYEDDKRWPVERTTWTGASVILAADALSRTTPGNGIFRAEDLPSGLAVEAAACDCAADLRR; from the coding sequence GTGCCTGATGTGCCGTTCCTCGACGGAATTCTCTCGGCGGACGACGTGGCGCACACGGCACGCTCGATCGCGTCGGTGCAGGAGGATTCCGGCGCTGTGCCGTGGTTTCCGGGTGGGCACGTGGACCCGTGGGACCACGTCGAGTCTGCCATGGCGCTGTCGGCGACCGGCTTGTTCGCGGAGGCCGACGCGGCCTACGAGTGGTCTCGTCGCACGCAGCGGACGGACGGTTCCTGGCCGATCCAGATTCGCACGGGTGCGATCGAGGACGCCGGGTCGGACTCGAACTTCTGCGCCTACATCGCCGTCGGGGTGTGGCACCACGTGCTGATCACCGGTGACGACGGGTTCGCGCGGCGGATGTGGCCGTGCGTGCGTGCCGCGCTCGACTTCGTACTCGGCTTGCAACGGGAACGCGGCGAGATCGAGTGGGGACGTGACGTGGACGGGAACTCCACCGGCGAGGCACTGCTGTCGGGCTGTTCCAGCATCCACCAGAGTCTGCGCTGCGGGCTGGCGCTCGCCGAGCTGGCCGGTTCGCCGCAGCCGGACTGGGAGGTCGCACTCGGTCAGCTCGGGCATGTAGTGCGCGGGCACCCCGAGGTGTTCGCGTCCAAGCGGCGCTACTCGATGGACTGGTACTACCCGGTGCTCGGTGGTGCGGTGCGGGGCGAGCAGGGGTTGCGGCGGATCACCGAGCGGTGGAACGAGTTCGTGGTGCCCCGGTGGGGCGCGCTGTGCGTCGACGACCGGCCCTGGGTGACCGGCGGGGAGACGTGCGAGCTGGTGCTGAGTCTCGACGCCCTCGGAGAGCGTGTCCGGGCGCGGGAGCTGCTGGCGGTGATCCAGCATCTGCGTGAGCAGGACGGTTCCTACTGGACCGGCTACGTTTACGAGGACGACAAACGCTGGCCGGTGGAACGCACGACCTGGACCGGTGCCTCGGTGATCCTGGCAGCCGACGCGCTGTCCCGCACCACGCCGGGCAACGGCATCTTCCGGGCCGAGGATCTGCCGTCCGGGCTCGCGGTGGAAGCCGCCGCGTGCGACTGCGCGGCCGATCTCCGCCGCTGA
- a CDS encoding class I SAM-dependent methyltransferase, with the protein MAAVLTVNFDELGVRPGQRVLDMGAGAGRHAFELYRRGAEVVAFDQDAGELENVATMFAAMEHEGEAPAGTSATTVAGDALQMPFPDEHFDMVVASEIMEHLPEDEKAMHELVRVLKPGGRAVVTVPSWFPERVCWALSDTYHANEGGHVRIYTIDELEGKLGNAGLVPVFRRHAHALHSPYWWLKCAVGPENNDHPLPQAYHRLLVWDMMSRPWITRFAEELLDPVIGKSVAVYLSKPKVAVPRA; encoded by the coding sequence GTGGCAGCGGTGCTGACGGTGAATTTCGACGAACTCGGCGTACGGCCGGGCCAGCGGGTGCTCGACATGGGTGCCGGCGCGGGGCGGCACGCGTTCGAGCTGTATCGGCGCGGTGCCGAGGTCGTGGCCTTCGACCAGGACGCAGGCGAGCTGGAGAACGTCGCGACGATGTTCGCCGCGATGGAACACGAGGGCGAGGCTCCCGCCGGTACGTCGGCGACCACTGTGGCCGGTGACGCCCTGCAAATGCCGTTCCCGGACGAGCATTTCGACATGGTCGTCGCCTCGGAGATCATGGAACACCTTCCCGAGGACGAGAAGGCCATGCACGAGCTCGTGCGCGTGCTCAAGCCCGGTGGGCGGGCGGTGGTCACCGTGCCGAGCTGGTTCCCGGAGCGGGTCTGCTGGGCGTTGTCGGACACCTACCACGCCAACGAAGGTGGTCACGTCCGCATCTACACGATCGACGAGCTGGAAGGAAAGCTCGGCAACGCCGGGCTCGTCCCGGTGTTCCGGCGCCACGCGCACGCCTTGCACTCGCCGTACTGGTGGCTGAAGTGCGCGGTCGGGCCGGAGAACAACGATCACCCGCTACCGCAGGCGTACCACCGGTTGCTGGTGTGGGACATGATGAGCAGGCCCTGGATCACCCGGTTCGCTGAGGAGCTGCTCGATCCGGTGATCGGCAAGAGCGTCGCGGTGTACCTGAGTAAACCGAAGGTGGCCGTACCCCGTGCCTGA
- a CDS encoding glycosyltransferase family 4 protein produces the protein MRIALLSYRSKPHCGGQGVYVRYLSRGLLDLGHEVEVFSGQPYPELDDGVTLTPVPSLDLYRETDPFRTPHWREIRDLVDVAELGVMWSAGFPEPWTFSLRAAKALRARAGEFDVVHDNQCLGSGLLSLQRAGVPLVTTVHHPITHDRRVDLAAARGRRKLTLRRWYGFLRMQKRVARRLPEMLTVSHSSAEAISEDFAVPRDRLRVVPLGVDHEVFRPSERPRVPGRIVAMASADTPLKGVGTLLEAVAKLRTERHVELVLVAKPTPGGPTERLIDDLSISDAVRTVHGIADDELAELVGTAELACVPSLYEGFSLPAVEALACGTPLVASRAGAIPEVVGEDGEAAQLVEPADPEALARALGDLLDDPERRRRMGAAGRERALRRYSWPSVAAATVDCYTEAIEKTRARGAGAAGAGHR, from the coding sequence GTGCGAATCGCACTCCTGTCCTACCGGAGCAAGCCGCATTGTGGTGGTCAGGGCGTCTACGTCCGATATCTGAGCCGGGGTCTGCTCGATCTGGGACACGAGGTCGAGGTGTTCTCCGGGCAGCCGTATCCGGAACTCGACGACGGCGTCACGCTGACGCCGGTGCCCAGCCTCGACCTGTACCGGGAGACCGACCCGTTCCGCACCCCGCACTGGCGGGAGATCCGTGACCTGGTCGACGTGGCCGAGCTCGGCGTCATGTGGTCGGCGGGCTTCCCGGAACCGTGGACGTTCAGCCTGCGCGCGGCGAAGGCGTTGCGGGCCAGGGCCGGGGAGTTCGACGTCGTGCACGACAACCAGTGCCTCGGCTCGGGCCTGTTGTCGTTGCAGCGGGCCGGTGTGCCGCTGGTGACCACGGTGCACCATCCGATCACCCACGATCGCCGGGTGGATCTCGCCGCGGCGCGCGGCCGGCGCAAGCTCACGCTCCGTCGGTGGTACGGCTTCCTGCGGATGCAGAAGCGCGTCGCGCGCAGACTTCCCGAGATGCTCACCGTCTCGCACTCGTCGGCGGAGGCGATCAGCGAGGACTTCGCCGTTCCGCGGGATCGTCTCCGGGTCGTCCCGCTCGGGGTGGACCACGAGGTGTTCCGGCCGTCCGAGCGCCCGCGGGTTCCGGGTCGGATCGTGGCGATGGCCAGCGCGGACACGCCGCTGAAGGGGGTCGGCACGCTGCTGGAGGCGGTGGCGAAGCTGCGGACCGAACGCCACGTCGAACTGGTGCTGGTGGCCAAGCCCACGCCGGGCGGGCCGACCGAGCGGCTCATCGACGATCTGTCGATTTCGGACGCGGTGCGGACGGTGCACGGGATCGCCGACGACGAGCTCGCCGAGCTGGTCGGCACGGCCGAGCTGGCCTGTGTGCCGTCCCTGTACGAAGGGTTCTCGCTGCCCGCCGTCGAAGCGCTGGCGTGTGGTACGCCACTCGTGGCCAGCCGTGCCGGAGCCATCCCCGAGGTCGTTGGGGAAGACGGCGAGGCCGCTCAGCTGGTCGAGCCTGCCGATCCCGAGGCGCTCGCCCGGGCGCTCGGTGACCTGCTCGACGATCCGGAGCGCCGGCGCAGGATGGGTGCGGCGGGACGAGAGCGGGCGTTGCGCCGCTACAGTTGGCCCTCCGTGGCCGCGGCCACAGTGGACTGCTATACGGAGGCGATCGAGAAGACCCGCGCACGAGGCGCGGGTGCTGCCGGTGCCGGGCACCGGTGA
- the kstR gene encoding cholesterol catabolism transcriptional regulator KstR — protein sequence MAGSPRQRATGSTVLNPLPEEAPPATTAQAERRKRIVEATIALAAKGGYDAVQMRTVAEKADVALGTLYRYFPSKIHLLVTGLAEQFEAAQERQNRRKIPGATTYERVLFVLNQATRTLQRNPQLTEAMTRAFMFADTSAAAEVDRVAALSEQFFTRAMTDDEPTNEQRAIARVITDVWMSNLVAWVTRRASATDVSNRLELTVRLLIGDPNETAPE from the coding sequence ATGGCCGGATCGCCGCGTCAGCGCGCAACCGGGTCCACCGTTCTGAACCCCCTGCCCGAGGAAGCCCCGCCCGCTACAACGGCTCAGGCCGAGCGACGGAAACGCATCGTCGAGGCCACGATCGCACTCGCCGCGAAGGGCGGGTACGACGCGGTCCAGATGCGCACCGTCGCCGAGAAGGCCGACGTCGCCCTCGGGACGTTGTACCGGTACTTCCCGTCCAAGATCCACCTGCTCGTGACCGGCCTGGCCGAGCAGTTCGAGGCCGCGCAGGAACGGCAGAACCGACGCAAGATCCCGGGTGCGACCACCTACGAACGAGTGCTGTTCGTCCTCAACCAAGCCACCCGGACGCTGCAGCGGAACCCGCAGCTCACCGAGGCGATGACGCGCGCGTTCATGTTCGCCGACACCTCCGCCGCCGCCGAGGTCGACCGGGTCGCGGCGCTGTCCGAACAGTTCTTCACCCGGGCGATGACCGACGACGAACCCACCAACGAGCAGCGCGCGATCGCCAGGGTCATCACCGACGTGTGGATGTCGAACCTGGTGGCATGGGTCACTCGGCGGGCGTCGGCGACCGACGTGTCGAACCGGCTGGAGTTGACCGTCCGGTTGCTGATCGGCGACCCGAACGAGACCGCACCGGAATGA
- a CDS encoding acetyl-CoA C-acetyltransferase, whose protein sequence is MAEAYIIDAVRTPVGKRGGGLSEIHPADLSAHVLRALVDRSGVDPSAVDDVVWGCVDTVGAQAGNIGRTGWLAAGYPEHVPGVTVDRQCGSSQQAVHFAAQAVLSGTSDVVVAGGVQNMSAIPIGSSLNGSGDLGFPVAYGPGSGSTGWQDRYGDEVVTQFRGAELIAEKWGISRDEMEDFALTSHQRAVTAIDEGRFDAETVSLGAVRHDEGPRRDTGKDKLAGLKLLQDGGRITAGVSSQISDGASSVLVASERAVREHGLTPRARVHHLSVRGDDPVFMLSAPIPATRHALDRAGMSADQIDVVEINEAFASVVLAWQREIDIDPAKVNPNGGAIALGHPLGATGTKLMTTMLHELERTGGRYGLQTMCEGGGTANVTILERLG, encoded by the coding sequence ATGGCTGAGGCGTACATCATCGACGCGGTGCGGACCCCGGTCGGCAAGCGAGGGGGCGGTCTCAGCGAGATCCACCCAGCGGACCTGTCCGCGCACGTCCTGCGGGCGCTCGTCGACCGCAGCGGTGTCGATCCGAGCGCGGTCGACGACGTCGTGTGGGGTTGCGTCGACACCGTCGGCGCCCAGGCGGGCAACATCGGGCGGACAGGCTGGCTGGCGGCCGGGTACCCCGAGCACGTCCCCGGCGTGACCGTGGACCGCCAGTGCGGGTCTTCACAGCAAGCGGTGCATTTCGCGGCCCAAGCCGTCCTGAGCGGCACCTCCGACGTGGTCGTCGCGGGCGGGGTGCAGAACATGAGCGCGATCCCGATCGGGAGCTCGCTGAACGGCAGTGGCGACCTGGGGTTCCCGGTCGCTTACGGGCCCGGTTCGGGCTCGACCGGTTGGCAGGACCGCTACGGCGACGAGGTCGTCACCCAGTTCCGCGGCGCCGAACTCATCGCCGAGAAGTGGGGCATCTCGCGCGACGAGATGGAGGATTTCGCGCTCACGAGCCACCAGCGAGCCGTCACCGCGATCGACGAGGGACGGTTCGACGCCGAGACCGTCTCGCTGGGTGCCGTCCGACACGACGAGGGTCCGCGCCGGGACACCGGCAAGGACAAGCTCGCCGGGTTGAAGCTGCTGCAAGACGGCGGACGGATCACCGCCGGCGTGTCGAGCCAGATCTCCGACGGTGCCTCGTCCGTGCTCGTGGCCTCGGAGCGTGCGGTGCGCGAGCACGGCCTGACGCCGCGCGCCCGCGTGCACCACCTCAGCGTGCGCGGTGACGACCCGGTCTTCATGCTCTCGGCGCCGATCCCGGCCACCCGTCACGCGCTGGACCGCGCGGGCATGAGCGCCGATCAGATCGACGTCGTCGAGATCAACGAAGCGTTCGCCAGCGTCGTGCTCGCCTGGCAGCGGGAGATCGACATCGACCCGGCGAAGGTCAACCCCAACGGCGGGGCGATCGCGCTCGGTCACCCGCTCGGAGCGACCGGCACCAAGCTCATGACCACGATGCTGCACGAGCTGGAACGCACCGGAGGGCGGTACGGCCTGCAGACGATGTGCGAGGGCGGGGGGACGGCCAACGTGACCATCCTCGAACGCCTCGGCTGA
- a CDS encoding ATP-binding cassette domain-containing protein: MATSTDRQATERASARSTALHEADSHDLIRVHGARENNLKDVHVELPKRRLTVFTGVSGSGKSSLVFGTIAAESQRMINETYSAFLQGFMPALARPDVDLLEGLTTAIIVDQERMGSNPRSTVGTATDANAMLRILFSRLGEPNLGSPNAYSFNIPTVKASGAITVERGAKTKAEKTTFNRLGGMCPRCEGMGSVNDFDLTALYDETKSLAEGALTVPGYSMDGWYGRLFRGAGLDMDKPIGKYGTKELHTLLYAEPTKIKVDGVNLTYEGVISKIQKSMLSKDVDAMQPHVRAFVERAVTFTTCPECDGTRLGPEPRSSKIDGKNIADVCAMQISDLAEWVGELDEPSVAPLLTGLRHLLDSFTRIGLGYLSLDRPAGTLSGGEAQRTKMIRHLGSSLTDVTYVFDEPTIGLHPHDIERMNALLRQLRNKGNTVLVVEHKPETIAIADHVVDLGPGAGAGGGAVCFEGTVEALRDSETMTGRHLDDRARLKDSVRSPSGALKVRGASTHNLQDVDVDIPLGVLCVLTGVAGSGKSSLIDGSVAGREGVVVIDQGAIRGSRRSNPATYTGLLEPIRKAFAKTNGVKPALFSSNSEGACPTCNGAGVIFTDLGVMATVESTCEDCEGKRFQPAVLEYTLGGKNIAEVLAMSVAEAEEFFGAGDARTPAAHRILDRLAEVGLGYLTLGQPLTTLSGGERQRVKLANQMADKGDVYILDEPTTGLHLADVEQLLGLLDRLVDSGKSVVAIEHHQAVMAHADRIIDVGPGAGHDGGRIVFEGTPAELVAARSTLTGEHLAAYVGS; encoded by the coding sequence ATGGCCACGAGCACGGACAGGCAGGCGACCGAGCGCGCCTCAGCACGGTCGACCGCACTGCACGAGGCCGACAGTCACGATCTGATTCGCGTGCACGGCGCGCGCGAGAACAATCTCAAGGACGTCCACGTCGAACTCCCGAAACGTCGGCTGACGGTGTTCACCGGGGTGTCCGGCTCCGGGAAGAGCTCGCTGGTGTTCGGCACGATCGCCGCCGAGTCGCAACGGATGATCAACGAGACCTACAGCGCCTTCCTGCAGGGCTTCATGCCTGCGCTGGCGCGGCCCGACGTCGACCTTCTGGAAGGCCTGACGACGGCGATCATCGTCGACCAGGAGCGGATGGGATCGAACCCGCGCTCCACGGTCGGCACGGCCACCGACGCCAACGCGATGCTGCGGATCCTGTTCAGCCGACTCGGCGAGCCGAACCTCGGTTCCCCCAACGCCTACTCCTTCAACATCCCGACCGTGAAGGCCAGCGGCGCGATCACCGTCGAGCGCGGCGCCAAGACCAAGGCGGAGAAGACGACCTTCAACCGGCTCGGTGGCATGTGCCCACGATGCGAGGGCATGGGCTCGGTCAACGACTTCGACCTGACGGCGCTCTACGACGAGACCAAGTCGCTCGCCGAAGGCGCACTCACCGTTCCGGGCTACAGCATGGACGGCTGGTACGGCCGCCTGTTCCGCGGCGCGGGTCTGGACATGGACAAGCCGATCGGAAAGTACGGCACGAAGGAGCTGCACACCCTGCTCTACGCGGAGCCGACCAAGATCAAGGTCGATGGCGTCAACCTCACCTACGAGGGGGTGATCTCCAAGATCCAGAAATCGATGCTGTCCAAGGACGTCGACGCGATGCAACCGCACGTCCGCGCCTTCGTCGAACGGGCGGTGACGTTCACGACCTGCCCCGAATGCGACGGCACCCGGCTCGGTCCCGAACCCCGGTCGTCGAAGATCGACGGGAAGAACATCGCCGACGTCTGCGCGATGCAGATCAGCGACCTGGCCGAGTGGGTCGGAGAGCTCGACGAGCCCTCCGTGGCCCCGCTGCTGACCGGACTGCGGCACCTGCTCGACTCGTTCACCCGGATCGGGTTGGGATACCTCTCCCTCGACCGGCCCGCGGGCACGCTCTCCGGCGGCGAGGCGCAACGCACGAAGATGATCCGGCACCTCGGGTCCTCACTGACCGACGTCACCTACGTCTTCGACGAGCCCACGATCGGGCTGCACCCGCACGACATCGAGCGGATGAACGCCCTGCTGCGGCAACTCCGGAACAAGGGCAACACCGTGCTCGTCGTGGAGCACAAACCCGAGACGATCGCGATCGCCGACCACGTCGTCGATCTCGGACCTGGCGCTGGCGCCGGCGGCGGCGCGGTCTGCTTCGAGGGCACCGTGGAGGCGCTGCGGGACAGCGAGACCATGACCGGCCGGCACCTCGACGACCGCGCGAGGCTCAAGGACTCCGTGCGATCCCCTTCCGGAGCACTCAAGGTGCGGGGAGCGTCGACCCACAATCTCCAGGACGTGGACGTCGACATCCCACTCGGGGTGCTCTGCGTGCTCACCGGCGTCGCCGGCTCCGGGAAGAGCTCGCTGATCGACGGATCGGTCGCAGGCCGCGAGGGTGTGGTGGTCATCGACCAAGGTGCGATCCGCGGGTCGCGGCGCAGCAACCCGGCCACCTACACCGGTCTGCTCGAACCGATCCGCAAGGCCTTCGCGAAGACCAACGGCGTCAAGCCCGCGCTGTTCAGCTCGAACTCCGAGGGCGCCTGCCCCACCTGCAACGGCGCCGGTGTGATCTTCACCGACCTGGGAGTCATGGCCACCGTCGAGTCCACGTGCGAGGACTGCGAGGGCAAGAGGTTCCAGCCCGCGGTGCTCGAGTACACCCTCGGCGGGAAGAACATCGCCGAGGTCCTCGCGATGTCGGTGGCCGAGGCGGAGGAGTTCTTCGGCGCCGGCGACGCACGCACCCCGGCCGCACACCGGATCCTCGACCGGCTCGCCGAGGTCGGACTCGGCTACCTCACCCTCGGCCAGCCGCTGACGACGCTGTCCGGTGGCGAACGGCAGCGCGTCAAACTGGCCAACCAGATGGCCGACAAGGGTGACGTGTACATCCTCGACGAGCCCACGACCGGCCTGCACCTCGCCGACGTCGAGCAGCTCCTCGGCCTGCTCGATCGGCTCGTCGACTCCGGCAAGTCGGTCGTCGCCATCGAGCACCACCAGGCCGTGATGGCGCACGCCGACCGGATCATCGACGTCGGTCCCGGTGCGGGGCACGACGGCGGCCGGATCGTCTTCGAGGGCACCCCCGCCGAGCTGGTCGCCGCCCGCTCCACCCTCACCGGCGAGCACCTTGCCGCCTACGTCGGCAGCTGA
- a CDS encoding IS5 family transposase produces MTDAEWAVIEPLLPTAACASPAGGRPEKHHRRDIVDAIRYVTDNGVKWRALPVDFPPCKTVYGFFARWRENGTVEIMRDALREQVRQQAGRRPRPTAAAIDAQSVRAAETVGDSTRGYDAGKKVNGRKRHIAVDTMGLLLVVMVTAANLQDRPAGRPLLSLLHRAHHRVRHIWADGGYTGTLLTWAKTTLGITVEIVKKLAEQTGFVPLHRRWVVERTFAWISQARRNTRDYERLPEHSEAFINWAMITMMSRRLTRPQTRAPTP; encoded by the coding sequence ATGACGGACGCCGAGTGGGCAGTGATCGAACCACTGCTGCCCACGGCGGCGTGTGCCAGCCCGGCCGGGGGGCGTCCGGAGAAGCACCACCGCCGCGACATCGTCGACGCGATCCGCTACGTCACCGACAACGGAGTGAAATGGCGCGCGCTTCCCGTGGACTTTCCGCCCTGCAAGACCGTGTACGGCTTTTTCGCTCGCTGGCGCGAGAACGGCACGGTGGAAATAATGCGTGATGCGCTGCGTGAACAGGTCCGCCAGCAGGCCGGCCGGCGCCCGCGGCCCACCGCAGCCGCCATCGACGCGCAATCGGTGCGCGCCGCCGAAACAGTCGGTGACTCCACCCGCGGCTACGACGCCGGCAAGAAGGTCAACGGCCGCAAACGCCACATCGCCGTGGACACCATGGGACTGCTGCTGGTCGTCATGGTCACCGCCGCCAACTTGCAAGACCGGCCCGCCGGGCGCCCTCTGCTGTCACTGCTGCACCGCGCCCACCACAGGGTGCGCCACATCTGGGCCGACGGCGGCTACACCGGAACCCTGCTGACCTGGGCGAAAACAACCCTGGGCATCACCGTCGAGATCGTGAAAAAACTCGCCGAACAAACCGGGTTCGTGCCCCTGCACCGCCGATGGGTCGTCGAACGAACCTTCGCCTGGATCAGCCAAGCCCGCCGCAACACCCGCGACTACGAACGCCTCCCCGAACACTCCGAGGCCTTCATCAACTGGGCCATGATCACTATGATGAGCCGACGACTGACCCGCCCACAAACGCGGGCCCCCACCCCCTAA
- a CDS encoding ArnT family glycosyltransferase → MIAVDAQTERVSLTVSGRPLAPWARTGVLTIVTVTAALLTAINGRYGYLSDELYFLAAGKHHLDWGYMDQQPLVPLLAAAADALAPGNLYLFRLPTVVMMVVGIVATSLLARELGGDRRAQVLAAAAYPLSPWLLLSGHWLAAASMEPAQWTVILWLLTRWVRLHRNGRRRDRLLLAAGLVATAALQTKFQIVVLGVAVLASVAAVGPRPMLGRPALWAGAALTLGTAVPTLWWQARHDWPALDMGTVVDTETSRWLFLPGALFYSGVAVGAVLCLLGLWTLLRSEELRAYRFLGWTVVAVAAFFTVASGRPNYLAGLYGLLFAAAAVGLCHRRASRGARWQWVPWPAYLLSAVLPLVLLPLYPTQVLASHPQLASYSRLYETGWRELAATTARAYHALPPETRDRTAVVGESYPITGALDVHGVELGLPVAHSPHRGYWFFGAPPDSADSVLYVGVDDTLDPYFGRRRTLDTVDSDLVNIAQGVPVTHYEQPTTPWSELWPQLRRL, encoded by the coding sequence GTGATCGCTGTCGACGCGCAGACGGAGCGTGTGTCGTTGACGGTGTCCGGACGCCCCCTCGCGCCCTGGGCCCGCACCGGCGTCCTCACGATCGTGACCGTCACCGCCGCGCTCCTGACCGCGATCAACGGACGCTACGGCTACCTCTCCGACGAGCTGTACTTCCTCGCGGCCGGAAAGCACCATCTCGACTGGGGCTACATGGACCAGCAGCCGCTGGTACCGCTACTGGCCGCGGCCGCCGACGCGCTCGCACCGGGAAACCTGTACCTGTTCCGACTGCCGACGGTGGTCATGATGGTCGTCGGGATCGTGGCGACCTCCCTGCTCGCCAGGGAACTCGGAGGAGACCGGCGCGCGCAGGTCCTCGCCGCCGCCGCGTACCCGTTGTCACCGTGGCTGCTGCTCAGCGGACACTGGCTCGCCGCGGCGTCGATGGAACCGGCACAGTGGACGGTCATCCTGTGGCTGCTGACCCGATGGGTACGCCTGCACCGGAACGGACGGCGCCGAGACCGCCTGCTCCTGGCGGCCGGGCTCGTCGCCACCGCCGCGTTGCAGACCAAGTTCCAGATCGTCGTACTCGGCGTCGCGGTGCTCGCGTCGGTCGCCGCCGTCGGACCACGTCCCATGCTCGGCCGGCCCGCGCTCTGGGCCGGGGCGGCGCTCACGCTCGGCACCGCCGTCCCGACGCTGTGGTGGCAGGCTCGGCACGACTGGCCCGCTCTCGACATGGGCACGGTCGTCGACACCGAGACCTCGCGGTGGCTGTTCCTGCCCGGTGCCTTGTTCTACTCCGGCGTCGCCGTCGGCGCGGTGCTGTGCCTGCTCGGTCTCTGGACGCTGCTGCGGTCCGAGGAACTCCGCGCGTACCGGTTCCTCGGCTGGACCGTGGTCGCGGTGGCGGCGTTCTTCACCGTCGCCAGTGGACGCCCGAACTACCTCGCCGGTCTCTACGGACTGCTGTTCGCCGCTGCGGCGGTCGGTCTGTGTCACCGGCGAGCGTCACGCGGCGCACGCTGGCAGTGGGTGCCGTGGCCCGCTTACCTGCTCTCGGCCGTGCTGCCGCTCGTCCTCCTGCCGCTCTACCCGACCCAGGTGCTCGCGTCGCACCCCCAGCTCGCGAGCTACTCACGGCTCTACGAGACCGGCTGGCGGGAACTGGCCGCCACGACCGCCCGGGCGTATCACGCGCTCCCGCCGGAAACCCGCGACCGCACCGCCGTGGTGGGTGAGAGCTACCCCATCACCGGAGCGCTGGACGTCCACGGTGTCGAGCTCGGTCTGCCCGTCGCGCACAGTCCGCACCGCGGGTACTGGTTCTTCGGAGCTCCGCCCGACTCGGCGGACTCGGTGCTCTACGTCGGAGTCGACGACACGCTCGACCCGTACTTCGGTCGACGGCGCACGCTCGACACAGTGGACTCGGACCTGGTGAACATCGCGCAGGGCGTTCCGGTCACACATTACGAGCAGCCCACGACGCCGTGGTCCGAGCTGTGGCCGCAGCTGCGACGGCTCTGA